Proteins from a single region of Candidatus Cloacimonadota bacterium:
- the gatE gene encoding Glu-tRNA(Gln) amidotransferase subunit GatE, with translation MKNNKFNPKENYEKTKNQVGYISLEQANSQIYTDMGFKSGLEIHQQLATKQKLFCRCPVGIYQDDDDFDAEIVRHMRPTLSELGGYDGTALMEFKTKKNIIYRIKNETACTYEIDDTPPFPLNREALEFAIQIAMMLKTNIVGELHITRKQYLDGSIPTGFQRTAIVGIHGEIPISNKKIGISHFTLEEDSCREISDIRHTRIYKTDRLGIPLIEIITDPDMKTPQEVKEAAQYLRFLTRASGKVRVGSGAGREDTNVSISGGTRVEIKGVSHNNWLPKLTHIEAFRQKSLLHIKDILLSRVKKPAEWKLNHKIINFGVSDVQYKPIENAFRNDYQLVAINLPKFKGILSHFTQPGQVFADEIAGRLKVIACLEHPNMLHSEDLNPVFNDRTLEKRKKLLHSKNEDAQMVIWSPVEDLQTALETIEERCKMAFEGVCSETRKSLRNGTNIFERVLPGADRMYPDTDSAPIPIFAEYLAEIRKKVPQDLKLRLNQMKKWKAPEDTYIYILRNNLFFIIKKIIKETAYNPVFVITTFAHSLKHLEGKKIRSAEFKYELVSDLFNFIKNKGLAKRIIGKMLPIVYEYPKLDFNSVLKLADFKTSPKNKILAQIPELHKMFRKIRINKNPEAETDWIMGQLRKIALGNIDLQNLYQIVKSSVAETGKEKK, from the coding sequence ATGAAAAACAATAAATTTAATCCAAAAGAAAATTACGAAAAAACCAAAAATCAAGTTGGCTATATCTCGTTAGAACAGGCTAATAGCCAGATATATACCGATATGGGATTTAAAAGCGGTTTGGAAATACATCAGCAACTCGCTACAAAGCAAAAGCTCTTCTGCAGATGTCCGGTGGGTATTTATCAAGATGACGATGATTTTGATGCTGAAATTGTTCGCCATATGAGACCAACCCTCAGTGAACTCGGTGGATATGACGGAACTGCTTTGATGGAATTTAAAACCAAAAAAAATATTATTTATCGTATAAAAAACGAAACCGCTTGCACCTATGAAATTGACGACACCCCTCCCTTCCCTTTAAATCGGGAAGCATTGGAATTTGCCATTCAAATTGCCATGATGCTCAAAACAAATATCGTGGGAGAACTTCATATTACCAGAAAGCAATATCTCGACGGCAGCATTCCGACCGGATTTCAGAGAACAGCCATTGTGGGCATTCACGGAGAAATCCCCATAAGCAATAAAAAAATAGGGATTTCGCATTTCACTCTTGAAGAAGATTCTTGCCGAGAAATTTCCGATATCCGCCATACAAGGATCTACAAAACCGACCGTCTGGGAATTCCTCTAATTGAGATCATTACCGATCCGGACATGAAAACTCCTCAGGAAGTGAAAGAAGCTGCTCAATATTTGCGTTTTCTCACACGAGCATCCGGAAAGGTTAGGGTTGGAAGCGGAGCCGGACGTGAAGATACAAACGTGAGTATTAGCGGCGGAACACGTGTAGAGATCAAAGGTGTTTCTCACAACAATTGGCTTCCCAAACTCACCCACATCGAAGCCTTCCGGCAGAAATCTCTTTTACACATAAAGGATATTTTACTTTCACGAGTAAAAAAACCGGCTGAGTGGAAATTGAATCATAAAATAATAAATTTTGGTGTTTCTGATGTGCAGTATAAACCAATCGAAAATGCATTTCGAAATGATTATCAACTTGTAGCAATCAATCTGCCGAAATTTAAGGGTATTCTTTCGCATTTTACCCAACCCGGGCAAGTTTTCGCAGATGAAATCGCCGGCAGATTAAAAGTAATCGCCTGTTTGGAGCATCCGAATATGCTTCATTCCGAAGACCTGAATCCGGTCTTCAATGATCGAACATTAGAAAAAAGAAAAAAGTTACTTCACAGCAAAAACGAAGATGCTCAAATGGTGATCTGGTCGCCGGTTGAAGATCTACAAACTGCCCTTGAAACAATTGAAGAACGATGTAAAATGGCTTTTGAAGGTGTTTGCAGCGAAACCAGAAAATCTTTGCGTAACGGAACAAATATCTTTGAACGAGTTTTACCGGGAGCAGACAGAATGTATCCTGATACGGATTCCGCACCCATTCCGATTTTTGCCGAATATTTAGCAGAGATTAGAAAAAAAGTACCCCAAGATTTGAAATTGCGGCTGAACCAGATGAAAAAGTGGAAAGCTCCGGAGGATACGTATATTTACATTTTACGAAACAATCTTTTCTTCATTATCAAAAAAATAATCAAAGAAACTGCATATAATCCTGTTTTCGTGATTACAACTTTTGCTCATTCTTTGAAACATCTTGAAGGGAAAAAAATCAGATCAGCTGAATTCAAATACGAACTTGTTAGCGACCTTTTTAATTTTATCAAAAATAAAGGATTGGCAAAAAGAATAATTGGAAAAATGTTGCCAATTGTTTATGAATATCCCAAACTTGATTTCAATTCTGTCCTTAAATTGGCTGATTTCAAAACTTCACCGAAAAATAAAATACTAGCCCAAATCCCCGAACTTCATAAGATGTTCCGTAAAATACGAATAAACAAAAATCCTGAAGCGGAAACTGATTGGATAATGGGGCAGTTACGAAAGATAGCTCTCGGAAATATTGACTTACAAAATTTATATCAAATTGTAAAATCATCAGTTGCGGAAACTGGAAAGGAGAAAAAATGA